Proteins encoded by one window of Chitinophagales bacterium:
- a CDS encoding 3-hydroxyacyl-CoA dehydrogenase NAD-binding domain-containing protein, producing the protein MIKYTTEDNIALLTIGVEDQSMNVLNDASVKALEESIDKFLVNKDLKGAIITSSHNEFMAGADLKMITSLDTAEEISAMATKLHQLFRKIELSERPIVAAMNGTALGGGYELCLACHHRIAVKNSGAQIGLPEVTLGLLPGAGGTQRLPRMIGFEKALPLLVEGRRLKPEQAEKIGLVDALVENQDQLIAAAKSWITDNPSVQKPWDQKGFRIPGGDVHSGKGFNTFSAGSALVAGKTQNNYPAPQAILNAVYEGLPLQFDRACEIEVRYFTQLATGKVAKNMIRTLFFNMNKANALSNRPNVEKRKVNKVAILGAGMMGAGIAYVSAMAGIETVLKDINLEGAEKGKDYSRNLLKKRIERGKMDEATAERVLENIKCADDYKDLENADLVIEAVFEDRKLKADVTKDSEAIIDEKAVFASNTSTLPITGLAEASKRPERFIGLHFFSPVDKMQLVEIILGEKTGDEALGLAMDYVKQIRKTPIVVRDGRGFYTSRIFKTYVSEGIELLAEGVEPALIENAGKQAGMPVGPLAVADEVSIELLYRIFKQTEKDGIVTKAAAKEVSTLFMEKLDRPGKKAKKGFYEYPENGKKHLWSGLKEHFKPLETQPDLQEVKDRLLYVQSLETVRCMDEGIVMRPEDADIGSILGWGFPPYTGGAISFIDFVGIENYVKRAEELAGKFGERFKPTDSLKAQAEKGEGFYS; encoded by the coding sequence ATGATCAAATACACAACTGAAGACAATATTGCATTACTCACCATTGGTGTGGAAGACCAATCCATGAATGTACTGAACGATGCATCTGTAAAAGCACTGGAAGAGAGCATTGATAAGTTCTTGGTCAACAAAGACTTAAAAGGAGCTATCATTACTTCCTCACACAATGAATTTATGGCCGGAGCAGATCTGAAAATGATCACTTCGCTGGATACGGCTGAAGAAATCAGTGCCATGGCCACAAAATTGCATCAGCTTTTCAGGAAAATAGAATTGTCGGAAAGACCCATCGTAGCAGCCATGAACGGAACAGCCCTGGGTGGTGGATATGAATTGTGCCTGGCCTGTCACCACAGAATAGCGGTAAAGAATTCCGGAGCGCAAATTGGCTTGCCGGAAGTTACGCTGGGCTTATTGCCCGGAGCAGGAGGTACGCAGCGCTTGCCCCGTATGATCGGTTTTGAAAAAGCATTACCCTTGTTGGTAGAAGGCAGAAGATTAAAGCCCGAACAAGCCGAAAAAATTGGTTTGGTAGATGCTTTGGTTGAAAATCAGGATCAATTGATTGCGGCTGCAAAATCATGGATTACAGACAATCCATCGGTTCAAAAGCCTTGGGATCAAAAAGGATTCAGGATTCCCGGTGGGGATGTGCATTCAGGAAAGGGATTCAATACTTTTTCTGCCGGATCGGCTTTGGTAGCGGGCAAAACGCAAAACAATTACCCAGCACCACAGGCCATTTTGAATGCGGTATATGAAGGTTTGCCTTTGCAATTTGATCGTGCTTGTGAAATTGAAGTGCGCTATTTCACTCAATTGGCAACAGGAAAAGTAGCCAAAAACATGATCCGCACTTTGTTTTTCAATATGAACAAGGCCAATGCCCTGAGCAACCGCCCCAATGTTGAAAAGCGCAAAGTGAATAAAGTCGCCATACTCGGTGCAGGAATGATGGGCGCAGGAATCGCTTATGTTTCGGCAATGGCTGGAATAGAAACGGTTTTGAAAGACATCAACTTGGAAGGAGCAGAGAAGGGCAAAGACTACAGCCGCAATTTGCTGAAAAAACGCATTGAGCGAGGCAAAATGGACGAAGCAACGGCAGAGCGTGTGCTGGAAAACATCAAATGTGCTGATGATTACAAAGATTTGGAAAATGCCGATTTGGTGATAGAAGCGGTCTTTGAGGATAGAAAACTAAAAGCGGATGTAACCAAAGACAGCGAAGCCATTATTGATGAAAAAGCGGTATTTGCCTCCAACACTTCTACATTGCCCATTACCGGGTTGGCAGAAGCTTCCAAACGACCTGAAAGATTTATCGGGCTGCACTTCTTTTCGCCAGTGGATAAAATGCAATTGGTGGAAATTATTTTGGGCGAAAAAACAGGAGATGAAGCACTCGGCCTGGCCATGGATTATGTGAAGCAAATTCGCAAGACACCAATAGTAGTGCGCGATGGAAGAGGTTTTTATACTTCCAGAATATTCAAAACTTATGTAAGCGAAGGCATAGAATTATTGGCAGAAGGCGTGGAACCCGCATTGATTGAAAATGCAGGAAAACAAGCTGGAATGCCTGTTGGGCCTTTGGCCGTAGCCGATGAGGTGAGCATAGAATTGCTGTACCGTATTTTTAAGCAAACAGAAAAAGACGGTATCGTTACAAAAGCTGCGGCCAAAGAGGTCAGCACCCTATTTATGGAAAAACTGGATCGTCCGGGCAAAAAGGCCAAAAAAGGATTTTACGAATATCCTGAAAACGGCAAAAAGCACTTGTGGTCAGGATTGAAAGAACATTTCAAGCCATTGGAAACACAGCCCGATTTACAGGAAGTGAAAGATCGATTGTTGTATGTACAATCCCTTGAAACCGTGCGCTGCATGGACGAAGGCATTGTGATGCGCCCTGAAGATGCAGACATAGGATCCATTCTGGGCTGGGGATTCCCGCCTTATACCGGAGGTGCTATTTCCTTTATTGATTTTGTGGGGATTGAAAATTATGTAAAAAGAGCGGAAGAATTGGCTGGGAAATTTGGAGAGCGATTTAAGCCAACGGATTCATTGAAAGCCCAAGCAGAAAAAGGAGAGGGGTTTTATTCTTAG
- a CDS encoding acetyl-CoA C-acetyltransferase, with amino-acid sequence MNHAYIYDSLRTPRGKGKKDGSLYTTQPIDLLIALFDEYKKRYPNAPEFVEDAIVGCVTPVKEQGFNIAKTAAMAAGYPDTTAGVTLSRYCASGLEAINQASAYVMSGQEDLILAGGLESMSRVPMGSDGGALFTNPEVVMQHKIVPQGISADLIASKFGFSRRDLDAFAAESHKRAAKATQGGYFKNSLISISDVNGKVILDKDEMIRPDSSVETLGNLKPSFQMMGEQGGFDNLALQKYPEVEKINHVHHPGNSSAIVDGAALTLVGSESMGQQLGLKPRAKVRAFAVTGTEPTIMLLGPGLSARKALKKAGMEIGDIDLFEVNEAFAVVPMRFMQEMNVPHDKVNVNGGAIAMGHPLGATGSMLISTLIDELERRDLNTGMATLCVGGGMGIATIIERI; translated from the coding sequence ATGAACCACGCCTATATTTATGACAGTCTTCGCACACCGCGGGGCAAGGGCAAAAAAGACGGGTCGCTTTACACCACCCAGCCCATCGATTTATTAATCGCCTTATTTGACGAATACAAAAAACGCTATCCAAATGCGCCCGAATTTGTGGAAGATGCCATTGTGGGCTGCGTAACGCCCGTAAAAGAACAGGGTTTTAATATTGCCAAAACTGCCGCCATGGCTGCCGGTTATCCCGACACCACGGCCGGAGTAACTTTAAGCCGATACTGCGCTTCCGGTTTGGAAGCCATCAATCAGGCTTCAGCTTATGTGATGTCGGGCCAAGAGGATTTGATTTTGGCAGGCGGATTGGAATCCATGTCGCGCGTACCGATGGGTTCTGATGGCGGTGCTTTGTTCACCAACCCAGAAGTAGTGATGCAACACAAGATCGTGCCACAGGGCATTTCTGCCGATTTGATTGCTTCTAAATTTGGCTTTAGCCGTAGGGATTTGGATGCCTTTGCTGCCGAATCGCACAAAAGAGCAGCCAAAGCTACGCAAGGTGGCTATTTCAAAAATTCATTGATTTCCATCAGTGATGTCAATGGAAAAGTGATCTTGGATAAAGACGAAATGATCCGCCCGGATTCTTCCGTAGAAACATTGGGGAATCTAAAACCTTCCTTCCAAATGATGGGCGAACAGGGTGGTTTTGACAATCTCGCCCTTCAGAAATATCCCGAAGTTGAAAAAATAAACCATGTGCACCATCCTGGCAATTCCTCGGCTATTGTTGACGGAGCAGCACTTACGCTGGTGGGCAGTGAAAGTATGGGCCAGCAATTGGGCTTAAAACCCCGAGCAAAAGTTCGAGCCTTTGCCGTAACGGGCACCGAGCCCACCATTATGCTTTTAGGCCCGGGATTATCCGCCAGAAAAGCATTGAAAAAAGCGGGAATGGAAATTGGCGATATCGATTTATTTGAAGTCAATGAAGCATTTGCCGTAGTGCCAATGCGCTTTATGCAGGAAATGAACGTGCCACACGACAAAGTGAATGTGAATGGTGGAGCCATCGCCATGGGGCATCCACTGGGCGCGACCGGTTCTATGCTGATCAGCACATTGATTGATGAATTGGAAAGACGCGATCTCAATACCGGAATGGCCACACTATGTGTTGGTGGAGGTATGGGCATTGCTACGATAATTGAAAGAATTTAA
- a CDS encoding sterol desaturase family protein yields the protein MNPESISKIIPGIALLVLGIIEAIGGLYIHDKRTKNDFTIELLSLIILPTLIQPGIFFLVIFGMGALFPGLEDVFVGTSLWLHFAAFLVFDDMAQYWWHRFSHANRTMWKLHRPHHVVEEMGVLMTYRNAALYYALMPGIWFSAALVFMGMGYVYLIYLPIKLVVILLAHSNTKWDRILYRYRILNPLAWVIERTISTPSTHFAHHGLTAEDGVSHPNGNYGNLLFLWDIIFGSAKITRKYPTKFGAWNQMKEPWYVQLFFPIIRSKDPKSELHSIKTNNDYDPSVDSKQFHK from the coding sequence ATGAACCCCGAAAGCATCAGTAAAATAATACCCGGTATAGCCTTGTTGGTCTTGGGCATTATCGAGGCTATTGGCGGATTGTACATTCATGACAAACGCACAAAAAATGATTTCACCATTGAGCTGCTTAGCTTGATCATCCTCCCCACTTTGATTCAGCCGGGTATTTTTTTTCTTGTCATTTTTGGCATGGGCGCATTATTTCCCGGTCTTGAAGATGTTTTTGTCGGAACTTCCTTGTGGTTGCATTTTGCAGCATTTCTTGTTTTTGACGATATGGCCCAATATTGGTGGCACCGGTTTTCACATGCCAATAGAACCATGTGGAAATTGCATCGGCCGCATCATGTAGTGGAGGAAATGGGTGTGTTGATGACTTATCGAAATGCCGCGCTTTACTATGCCTTAATGCCGGGGATATGGTTTTCCGCTGCATTGGTGTTTATGGGTATGGGATATGTCTATCTAATTTATTTGCCCATAAAACTGGTTGTGATTTTATTGGCGCATAGCAATACCAAATGGGATCGTATATTGTACAGGTATAGAATATTGAATCCCCTGGCATGGGTTATTGAAAGAACGATCTCTACGCCCAGCACGCATTTTGCCCATCATGGATTAACGGCTGAAGATGGCGTATCTCATCCAAACGGCAATTATGGCAACCTCCTGTTTTTATGGGATATCATTTTTGGAAGCGCAAAAATTACGCGCAAATATCCCACTAAGTTTGGCGCCTGGAACCAGATGAAAGAACCCTGGTATGTTCAGCTATTTTTCCCGATCATCCGATCAAAAGACCCAAAGAGCGAACTGCACTCCATTAAAACAAACAATGACTACGATCCTTCTGTGGATTCTAAGCAATTTCATAAGTAA
- the porQ gene encoding type IX secretion system protein PorQ yields the protein MAIKIFHLYSSMRNFSLICFSIFSLNVFAQIGGTGTYNFINLPATPRITATGGNLITVMDDDPGLGFVNPALLNPSMDNKVTANSAIYFSGINFGYAGYTRHWDDIGTFQGGIQYISYGRFSQRDETGVENGSFSASEYNINVGGSRQYDEKYSYGANVKMLISSMGGGYTSLGTALDLAAAYNDSSKYFTATLLVKNIGFQFLAYEGSNREPLPFDIQLGFSKRFKKLPFRISVVYHNLHRFNLRYENDLQTEQPLFGEEETESKAGIFFDNLMRHFIVGGELTIAKVVRIGFGYNHQLRQSMSFESKRGLTGFSFGIGIKIKQFDFGFARGRYHLAGAVNHFSVGINLNKFTKTRAAKNGNE from the coding sequence TTGGCAATAAAAATATTCCATTTGTATTCCTCCATGCGCAATTTTTCACTCATTTGTTTTTCAATATTCTCATTGAATGTGTTTGCCCAAATTGGAGGGACTGGCACCTACAATTTTATCAACCTACCTGCCACGCCCAGGATTACTGCCACCGGGGGAAACTTAATCACAGTGATGGACGATGATCCTGGACTGGGATTTGTAAATCCCGCACTGCTCAATCCTTCCATGGACAATAAAGTTACTGCCAATTCGGCCATTTACTTTTCCGGTATCAATTTTGGCTATGCAGGATATACCAGGCATTGGGATGATATTGGGACTTTTCAGGGCGGCATTCAATACATTTCCTATGGCCGATTTTCCCAAAGAGATGAAACAGGTGTTGAAAATGGGAGCTTTAGTGCCAGCGAATACAATATCAATGTTGGAGGATCGCGCCAATATGACGAAAAATATTCCTACGGAGCCAATGTGAAAATGCTGATTTCCTCAATGGGTGGCGGATATACCTCTTTGGGAACTGCACTGGACTTAGCTGCTGCTTATAATGATTCATCTAAATATTTCACAGCTACTCTTCTGGTGAAAAATATTGGATTTCAGTTTTTGGCCTACGAAGGCAGTAATCGCGAACCATTGCCATTTGACATTCAATTGGGTTTTTCAAAAAGATTTAAAAAATTGCCTTTCCGCATCAGTGTGGTGTATCACAATTTGCATCGTTTTAATTTGCGCTATGAGAATGATTTGCAAACGGAGCAGCCCTTATTTGGTGAAGAAGAAACGGAGAGCAAAGCCGGAATATTTTTCGACAATTTAATGCGCCATTTCATTGTGGGTGGGGAATTGACCATTGCCAAAGTGGTTCGCATTGGGTTTGGCTACAATCACCAATTGAGGCAAAGCATGTCCTTTGAATCTAAACGTGGGCTTACCGGATTTTCCTTTGGAATAGGCATTAAAATCAAGCAATTTGATTTTGGATTTGCCCGCGGCAGATATCACTTGGCCGGGGCTGTAAACCATTTTAGCGTAGGCATCAATCTCAATAAATTTACCAAAACAAGGGCGGCAAAAAACGGGAATGAATAA
- the cmk gene encoding (d)CMP kinase has protein sequence MNKDIVIAIDGHSSCGKSTMAKALAKKLHYLYIDSGAMYRAVTLYCLQNDIDPKDAPAIEKALSYIHIDFRQENGQNITHLNDKNVEREIRTMQVSENVSEVSKIGAVRTHLVKLQQDLGRKKGIVMDGRDIGTVVFPSAELKIFMTASPEIRAQRRLDELLEKGEKTDFDTVLKNLHKRDEIDSNREIAPLRKAEDAKVLDNSNLNRKQQLEIALDWAKAS, from the coding sequence ATGAATAAAGACATTGTAATTGCAATTGATGGTCACTCCTCCTGTGGTAAAAGCACGATGGCCAAGGCACTGGCAAAAAAACTACACTACCTCTATATCGATTCAGGTGCCATGTATCGCGCAGTAACTTTGTATTGCTTGCAAAATGATATTGACCCCAAAGATGCTCCCGCCATAGAAAAAGCATTGTCCTATATCCACATTGATTTCCGACAGGAAAATGGACAAAACATTACCCATTTGAACGATAAAAATGTAGAGCGGGAAATCCGTACCATGCAAGTTTCTGAAAATGTGAGCGAGGTGAGTAAAATTGGTGCCGTAAGAACCCACTTGGTAAAATTGCAACAGGATTTGGGCCGCAAAAAAGGCATTGTGATGGATGGCAGGGATATTGGTACTGTGGTATTTCCCAGTGCAGAACTGAAAATATTCATGACTGCCAGCCCTGAAATTCGGGCACAGCGCAGATTGGATGAATTACTTGAAAAAGGTGAAAAAACCGATTTTGATACGGTGCTGAAAAACCTTCATAAGCGCGATGAAATTGATTCCAATCGTGAAATTGCCCCATTGCGAAAAGCCGAGGACGCAAAAGTGCTGGACAATAGCAACTTGAACCGCAAACAACAATTGGAAATTGCCCTGGATTGGGCTAAAGCATCTTGA
- a CDS encoding Crp/Fnr family transcriptional regulator — translation MQNAVFQLIEAHQLFEKEIELQRNEFLKVKGSVDTNIYFVESGSMKVFVLNDDEEQIIRFAYRGNIIVSLDSYITEKPSDFYIQAIKKTTVKVISKNSMMEVIHQKPEYQKLWIEVLEDLILQQIEREKDLLTTSPKERYNRVLKRSPMLFQEIPNKHISNYLRMSAETLSRLKKS, via the coding sequence TTGCAAAACGCAGTATTCCAATTAATTGAGGCCCATCAGCTATTTGAAAAAGAAATAGAACTGCAAAGGAATGAATTCCTAAAAGTGAAAGGCAGTGTTGATACCAATATTTATTTTGTGGAAAGTGGCAGCATGAAAGTCTTTGTACTGAATGATGACGAAGAACAGATCATTCGTTTTGCTTATCGGGGAAATATCATTGTTTCCCTTGATTCCTATATCACGGAAAAACCCTCTGATTTTTATATTCAGGCCATCAAGAAAACGACTGTAAAAGTGATTTCAAAAAACAGCATGATGGAAGTGATTCATCAAAAGCCAGAATATCAAAAACTTTGGATTGAGGTATTGGAAGATTTGATTTTACAGCAAATAGAACGGGAGAAGGATTTGCTCACAACTTCGCCAAAAGAACGCTACAACAGGGTATTGAAGCGCAGCCCCATGCTTTTTCAGGAAATTCCCAATAAGCATATTTCCAATTATTTGCGCATGAGTGCCGAAACCCTTTCGAGATTGAAAAAATCTTGA
- a CDS encoding DinB family protein, whose amino-acid sequence MRIKSEKLIEDLIERTRANLNEVEKLKNQPDAALNWKSKPESWSVLECIQHLNLYADYYNPEISKRINEKQHPSEENYKSGLSGNYFANMMLPREKPNKMKTFRDKNPLHSKLDRSVLDAFIHNQITMIELLNKSRSVSLNKTKCNISITKWLKLKLGDTFRVVIYHNQRHILQANKAIKAFSERL is encoded by the coding sequence ATGCGTATCAAAAGCGAAAAACTTATTGAAGATTTGATAGAAAGAACACGGGCAAACCTCAATGAAGTGGAAAAACTAAAAAACCAGCCCGATGCAGCCTTAAACTGGAAAAGCAAGCCCGAAAGCTGGAGTGTGCTGGAATGCATTCAACATCTAAATCTTTATGCAGACTATTACAATCCTGAAATTTCAAAGCGCATAAATGAAAAGCAGCACCCTTCCGAAGAGAATTATAAAAGCGGCTTATCGGGAAATTACTTTGCCAATATGATGCTGCCCAGGGAAAAGCCCAATAAAATGAAAACTTTCAGGGACAAAAACCCACTCCATAGTAAACTGGATAGATCTGTTTTGGATGCTTTCATTCACAACCAAATCACAATGATTGAACTCCTGAACAAATCTAGAAGCGTGAGTTTGAACAAAACAAAGTGCAATATTTCCATTACAAAATGGCTAAAGCTGAAATTGGGAGATACTTTTCGAGTAGTGATTTACCACAATCAGCGGCATATTTTGCAGGCAAATAAAGCCATCAAGGCTTTTTCAGAAAGACTTTGA
- the tilS gene encoding tRNA lysidine(34) synthetase TilS, translating into MLNKWRKFLETEKLFNKGQKILLAVSGGLDSMVLLEFMLQIQQPIIVAHCNFKLRGKESDADASFLRKKAKAKGFKVFVKNFDTEKFANKNNVSIQMAARQLRYTWFEKLRKEQNCDLIATAHHANDNAETLLMNLAKGTGISGIKGILPKKSVLIRPFLCFTRAELQQFAEKNKIDYREDASNASTKYERNYVRHEIVAKFENQYPDFVEKMNAFAFKMQDAEAIYRTGLERILKKLIEHRLEAQFVSILKLKSYTYWKTLLYEWLSPYGFKENHLPEIEKLLNAPPGKEIKNEAYRILKDRKFLILCANTNEGRGLVAVSENQKAVSVGNVHFTFKKADRTKININDKSAYAFLDCDKLHFPLVIRPWKKGDYFYPLGMNKKKKKVSNFFQDKKLNALEKENILLLFSGEKLVWVCGHRIDERFNIGAGTKRVLNVRVKEK; encoded by the coding sequence ATGCTGAATAAATGGAGAAAATTTCTGGAAACCGAAAAGCTGTTCAATAAGGGGCAAAAAATCCTGTTGGCCGTAAGTGGCGGATTGGATTCTATGGTATTATTGGAATTTATGCTCCAAATACAACAGCCGATTATTGTCGCACATTGTAATTTTAAATTGCGCGGAAAGGAATCTGATGCGGATGCGTCATTTTTGCGTAAAAAAGCCAAGGCAAAGGGATTTAAAGTATTTGTAAAAAATTTTGATACCGAAAAATTTGCCAATAAAAATAATGTGTCCATACAAATGGCAGCTCGACAATTGCGCTATACTTGGTTTGAGAAATTGCGAAAGGAACAAAATTGTGATTTGATAGCCACGGCACACCATGCGAATGACAATGCCGAAACCCTGCTGATGAATCTGGCGAAAGGCACTGGCATTTCTGGCATCAAGGGAATATTGCCCAAAAAATCGGTGTTGATACGGCCATTTCTGTGTTTCACCAGAGCGGAACTGCAGCAATTTGCCGAAAAAAACAAAATTGACTATAGGGAAGATGCCAGCAATGCCTCTACCAAATACGAGCGCAATTATGTCCGTCATGAAATTGTGGCAAAATTTGAAAACCAATATCCTGATTTTGTTGAGAAAATGAATGCATTTGCTTTTAAAATGCAAGATGCAGAAGCCATTTATAGAACAGGATTGGAGCGCATTTTGAAAAAATTGATTGAACATCGATTGGAGGCGCAGTTTGTGTCCATACTAAAACTGAAATCTTATACCTATTGGAAAACCCTGCTCTATGAGTGGCTGTCGCCCTATGGTTTTAAGGAAAATCATTTGCCTGAAATAGAAAAACTATTGAATGCCCCGCCTGGCAAGGAAATCAAAAATGAGGCCTACCGGATTTTGAAAGACCGCAAGTTTTTGATTTTATGTGCCAATACCAATGAGGGTAGGGGATTGGTAGCCGTATCTGAAAATCAAAAGGCGGTGAGTGTGGGCAATGTGCATTTTACCTTTAAAAAGGCAGATCGTACCAAAATCAATATCAACGATAAATCAGCTTATGCTTTTCTGGATTGTGACAAACTGCACTTTCCCCTGGTAATCCGGCCCTGGAAAAAAGGCGATTATTTCTATCCGCTGGGAATGAACAAGAAAAAGAAAAAGGTGAGCAATTTCTTTCAGGACAAAAAGCTGAATGCCCTGGAAAAGGAAAATATCCTATTGCTTTTTTCTGGCGAAAAATTGGTTTGGGTCTGCGGCCATCGTATTGATGAACGGTTTAATATAGGAGCAGGGACAAAAAGGGTTTTGAACGTAAGGGTGAAAGAGAAATAG
- a CDS encoding tetratricopeptide repeat protein, protein METQRLKRLFDFLEKNPTDTFVLFAIAQEYFKQQDFQNAEKYFRKLIEVDENYGGAYYHLAKVYESTGAHDQAVETYKKGIEVNKRIKDMHTVGELQQALTLIEDDAE, encoded by the coding sequence ATGGAAACACAGCGACTAAAGCGATTGTTTGACTTTCTTGAGAAAAATCCAACTGATACTTTTGTGCTCTTTGCCATTGCGCAGGAATATTTTAAACAGCAGGATTTTCAAAATGCTGAAAAATATTTCAGGAAGTTGATTGAAGTAGATGAAAATTACGGGGGTGCTTATTATCACCTCGCTAAGGTTTATGAAAGCACCGGAGCTCATGATCAGGCTGTGGAAACTTATAAAAAAGGTATTGAAGTGAACAAGCGCATTAAGGATATGCACACAGTAGGCGAATTGCAACAGGCCTTAACTTTAATTGAAGACGATGCTGAATAA
- a CDS encoding electron transfer flavoprotein subunit beta/FixA family protein, with the protein MKLLVCVSKVPDTTTKINFTDNDTKFNTDGVQWIMNPTDEWYALVKAMELKEKNGGTVTVVNVGNGENDPIIRKALAIGADDAVRIDAEEKDSFYVAAQIAEFAKDKGYDLILTGKETINYNGFNVGGMLAELLDQPFVTLATSLEVEGEKATLTREIEGGEEKLEVNLPFVVSAQKGMAEARIPNMRGIMAARKKPLEVIPAADVEALTEVKSYDKPKGRGEVTLIDPENVEELVDKLHNEAKAI; encoded by the coding sequence ATGAAATTATTAGTATGCGTGAGTAAGGTGCCAGACACCACTACAAAAATCAATTTCACCGATAATGATACGAAGTTTAATACAGATGGCGTACAATGGATCATGAATCCAACGGACGAATGGTATGCTTTGGTCAAGGCTATGGAGTTGAAAGAAAAGAATGGCGGTACTGTAACCGTTGTAAATGTTGGTAATGGGGAGAACGATCCAATTATCAGGAAAGCATTGGCCATAGGTGCAGATGATGCAGTGAGAATTGATGCAGAAGAAAAAGACAGTTTTTATGTTGCTGCACAAATTGCTGAATTTGCCAAAGACAAAGGCTATGATTTAATTCTCACTGGAAAGGAAACCATTAATTACAATGGTTTTAATGTAGGTGGAATGCTGGCAGAATTGCTCGATCAGCCATTTGTAACCCTTGCTACTTCGCTTGAGGTAGAAGGTGAGAAAGCCACTCTCACAAGGGAGATTGAAGGCGGAGAGGAAAAACTGGAAGTCAATTTACCTTTTGTAGTCAGTGCCCAAAAAGGAATGGCAGAAGCCAGGATTCCAAATATGCGCGGGATTATGGCTGCTAGGAAAAAGCCACTAGAGGTTATTCCCGCTGCTGACGTGGAAGCATTAACAGAGGTGAAAAGTTACGACAAACCCAAAGGAAGAGGGGAAGTAACACTGATTGATCCTGAAAATGTAGAAGAATTAGTTGATAAATTACATAACGAAGCAAAAGCAATATAA
- a CDS encoding electron transfer flavoprotein subunit alpha/FixB family protein — protein sequence MSILVYAESFEGKIKKQGKEAVAYAAAMGDATALVLGTADESELSALGKLGVSKVLHVNDERLNAQDSKAYTKAIAEVANQINAEVIVMSFNSTGKAVAPRLSARLKAGLVSGASDLPDTSDGFVVKKGSFSGKGFAFYKITTDKKIITINPNSFPVKEEEGSASVEAVSVDLADSDFGIKVVSRDLVKGGIPLPEAELVVSAGRGLKGPENWGMIEEMAEILGAATACSRPVSDVDWRPHHEHVGQTGITISPNLYIAVAISGAIQHLAGVSSSKTIVVINNDSEAPFFKHADYGIVGDAFEVVPKLNEALKKFKESNN from the coding sequence ATGTCAATATTAGTCTATGCCGAAAGTTTTGAAGGCAAAATAAAAAAACAAGGAAAAGAAGCTGTGGCTTACGCTGCTGCAATGGGTGATGCTACTGCATTGGTATTGGGTACGGCTGATGAGAGTGAACTATCTGCACTTGGCAAACTCGGAGTTTCAAAAGTATTGCATGTAAATGATGAGCGTTTAAATGCCCAAGATTCAAAAGCTTATACCAAAGCAATAGCAGAGGTTGCCAATCAGATAAATGCAGAGGTGATCGTAATGTCATTCAACAGTACGGGAAAAGCTGTTGCACCAAGATTATCCGCCCGTTTAAAAGCAGGATTGGTTTCAGGAGCGAGCGATTTGCCAGATACTTCAGATGGTTTTGTTGTGAAAAAAGGATCTTTCTCAGGAAAGGGATTTGCATTCTACAAAATCACCACTGATAAGAAAATCATTACCATTAATCCCAACTCGTTCCCAGTGAAAGAGGAAGAAGGTTCTGCAAGTGTAGAAGCTGTTTCCGTTGATTTGGCCGATAGCGATTTTGGAATAAAAGTAGTGAGCAGAGATTTGGTGAAAGGCGGTATTCCATTGCCCGAAGCTGAATTGGTGGTATCTGCCGGTAGAGGTTTGAAAGGGCCAGAAAACTGGGGAATGATAGAAGAAATGGCAGAAATTTTAGGTGCTGCCACTGCTTGTTCCAGACCGGTATCTGATGTAGATTGGAGACCTCACCACGAACACGTAGGTCAAACGGGAATCACCATCAGTCCGAATTTATACATAGCTGTTGCCATCTCAGGAGCCATTCAGCATTTGGCCGGGGTAAGCAGTAGTAAAACGATTGTGGTGATCAACAACGATTCGGAAGCTCCATTCTTCAAACATGCCGATTACGGTATTGTGGGAGATGCTTTTGAAGTGGTTCCCAAGTTGAATGAAGCACTGAAAAAGTTTAAGGAATCAAATAACTAA